aactctgggcgccgtgtgactatgggggtaaggagggatattacccagaatccccagctgtgagggaaactctgggtgccgtgtgactatgggggtaaggtgggatattacccagaatccccggctgtgagggaaactctgggtgccgtgtgactatgggggtaaggagggatattacccagaatccctggctgggGATTACCCCCCCTGTCCTCCTGAGCCATGGGCAGGTACTGACAGGGCTCCCCCTTATCCCCCCAGACTGTGGCCCCAGATACTCACCAAGTGGCTCTTTGTGTTTTGCATTTTATCTGCCTCATATTTATATAGCGCGACTCATTGCTGCACACAGTGACTTACTGGCCCATGGAGCTTGCTATCTAAGGTTGGTGGCCGAGGGAGATCCAGTGACTGAGCCAAGACCACAATACAGGAATCCCCCAACCAATCAGCCAGGTTCCCATTTATTCCCACCAATGTGCTCTTAACTGTCAGGCAACAACAGGGTTAAACAGGACCCCCCAGGGGGCTCTGACTCAATATAGGAAATGGGGCTTTCCCTGGTGATGAAACTCCCTGACACCAAACAGCTGaatcttcaccccccccccccccccccccccggcagttGCCCTTTGGTAACCCGACCCCTGCAGGCTCCGCCCAGGGGGATCCCCCACACAAGGGCTCAGTCTCACCAGTCCCACCAATCACCCCCATTAGGAACCCCAGGCAACTCTTCCCTAAGAACATCGGAGCAGACTCAGGCCACTGCTTCATGTTCATAAAGTGACCAGCGGgcggcgctgttgtaacaaaatgcattgatATTAATAGTACTTCTAACCcctaatatcttggaattaaaaaataataataataataaatggaaatTGCAGAAtcgcactctcatcaattttacatcaacttataTTGAAGGTTTACTTGTACTTTAACAGAGGGAGAATGTACAGTTCAGCATGAGTGGGAGGTACCGGGCCAAAGGGCTAATGCCAAGGGGTGACTTGGGCAGCCCCGGATTTGTTATTAGAACTGGGCCCAACTCTACACATCTGAGTTATTCTGTCACTTCCAGCTCACAGCTCAGGTTCTGGAGAGGAAGCAAATTGGATTTGGACTACTAGACCCAAAGAAGAATTCCAAGATTGCAAAAAAACTTGGCAAGTTCTGCATGTTGTGTTGTACCTGCTGCATTTCGCAACTGTTGCTTGCAACTGTTACCAtctcaagcccctgtgtgtgtgtgtgtggggcatGGTAGCGACTGCGCCCAACGGGTACAGCAGGGAGGGTTGGCCATGCTGGCAGCTTGATTAAGTGACTTACAAAGTTACTCCGTTGAATTGGGAGGAGCAGGGTGGCAGTTAGAATAGTTGGATTGGCAGGAGCAGGGTGGCAGTTAGAATAGTTGGATTGGCAGGAGCAGGGTGGCAGTTAGAATAGTTGGATTGGCAGGAGCAGGGTGGCAGTTAGAATAGTTGGATTGGCAGGAGCAGGGTGGCAGTTAGAATAGTTGGATTGGCAGGAGCAGGGTGGCAGTTAGAATAGTTGGATTGGCAGGAGCAGGGTGGCAGTTAGAATAGTTGGATTGGCAGGAGCAGGGTGGAAGTTACTTGGTTGGACTGGGAAGACCAGGGATGCAGTTTCTTCTCAATCTGGGTTGGGAGGAACAGGGTGGCATTTATTCAGATGGATGGAGAGGAGCAGGGTGGCAATTATTCACTTGGATCAAGAGGAGTGGGTGGCAGTTAGTTGGATTGCTAGTAGCAGGGTGGCAGTTAATCAGCTGGACTGGGAGGAACAGCTTGGGGGTTGGTAGCACTGGGTTCTCAGACCAATCGCTAGGGTGTATTGGGCGCTGTCACCTTATCTCTCTGTTCCGTTGGTTTCCCACCCAGGGTGCTCTGAGGAGGGCAGTCTCTATATCTTTAAGGAGGACAATGTCATCGAGTTCGATGGGGAGATGGCGGCCGACGTTATCGTAGATTTCCTTCTCGACGTGAGTTTTCTCATTAGAAATAATCAATGTATTTGTAGTTATTAGTGTAGGGACTGAGCCTttgtctcacccccccccccccccccagctgatgGAGGATCCAGTGGAAGTCATTAACAGCAAGGCGGAGCTGAAGGTCCTGGACCACATGGAGGAGGAAATGAAACTAATTGGCTATTTTAAGGGCGAGGAttctgagtgtgagtatagaagctccctgagtgtgagtataagatgagtgtgagtatagaggctccctgagtgtgagtataagatgagtgtgagtttagaagctccctgagtgtgagtataaactgagtgtgagtttagaagctccctgagtgtgagtataacaTGAGTGTAAgtttagaagctccctgagtgtgagtataagatgagtgtgagtatagaagCTCCCTTAGTGTGAGTATAAACTGAGTGTGAGTTTAGAAACTCCCCGATtgtgagtataagatgagtgtgagtttagaagctccctgagtgtgagtataagatgagtgtgagtttagaagctccctgagtgtgagtataagatgagtgtgagtttagaagctccctgagtgtgagtataagatgagtgtgagtatagaagctccctgagtgtgagtataagatgagtgtgagtatagaggctccctgagtgtgagtataagatgagtgtgagtataagatgagtgtgagtatagaagCTCCCTTAGTGTGAGTATAAACTGAGTGTGAGTTTAGAAACTCCccgagtgtgagtataagatgaatgtgagtttagaagctccctgagtgtgagtataagataagtgtgagtttagaagctccctgagtgtgagtataagatgagtgtgagtataagatgagtgtgagtatagaagctccctgagtgtgagtataagatgagtgtgagtatagaggctccctgagtgtgagaataagatgagtgtgagtatagaagctccctgaatgtgagtataagatgagtgtgagtatagaggctccctgagtgtgagtataagatgagtgtgagtatagaagctccctgagtgtgagtataagatgagtgtgagtatagaggctccctgagtgtgagtataagatgagtgtgagtatagaagctccctgagtgtgagtataagatgagtgtgagtatagaggctccctgagtgtgagtataagatgagtgtgagtttagaagctccctgagtgtgagtataagatgagtgtgagtatagaagctccctgagtgtgagtataagatgagtgtgagtatagaagctccctgagtgtgagtataagatgagtgtgagtatagaggctccctgagtgtgagtataagatgagtgtgagtataagatgagtgtgagtatagaagCTCCCTTAGTGTGAGTATAAACTGAGTGTGAGTTTAGAAACTCCccgagtgtgagtataagatgagtgtgagtatagaagctccctgagtgtaagtataagatgagtgtgagtttagaagctccctgagtgtgagtataagatgagtgtgagtatagaagctccctgagtgtaagtataagatgagtgtgagtatagaagctccctgagtgtgagtataagatgagtgtgagtatagaagctccctgagtgtgagcataagatgagtgtgagtatagaagctccctgagtgtaagtataagatgagtgtgagtttagaagctccctgagtgtgagtatagaggctccctgagtgtgagtataagatgagtgtgagtatagaagctccctgagtgtgagtataagatgagtgtgagtatagaagctccctgagtgtaagtataagatgagtgtgagtttagaagctccctgagtgtgagtataagatgagtgtgagtttagaagctccctgagtgtaagtataagatgagtgtgagtatagaagctccctgagtgtgagtataagatgagtgtgagtatagaagctccctgagtgtgagtataagatgagtgtgagtatagaagctccctgagtgtaagtataagatgagtgtgagtttagaagctccctgagtgtgagtataagatgagtgtgagtttagaagctccctgagtgtgagaATAAGATGAGTGTAAgtttagaagctccctgagtgtgagtataaactgagtgtgagtttagaagctccctgagtgtgagaataagatgagtgtgagtttagaagctccctgagtgtgagtataagatgagtgtaagtttagaagctccctgagtgtgagtataaactgagtgtgagtttagaagctccctgagtgtgagtataaactgagtgtgagtttagaagctccctgagtgtgagaataagatgagtgtgagtttagaagctccctgagtgtgagtataagatgagtgtgagtatagaagctccctgagtgtgagtataagatgagtgtgagtacagaagctccctgagtgtgagtataagatgagtgtgagtatagaagctccctgagtgtaagtataagatgagtgtgagtttagaagctccctgagtgtgagtataagatgagtgtgagtttagaagctccctgagtgtgagaATAAGATGAGTGTAAGTTTAGAAACTCCccgagtgtgagtataagatgagtgtgagtttagaagctccctgagtgtgagtataagatgagtgtgagtttagaagctccctgagtgtgagtataagatgagtgtgagtatagaagctccctgagtgtgagtataagatgagtgtgagtatagaggctccctgagtgtgagtataagatgagtgtgagtatagaagctccctgagtgtgagtataagatgagtgtgagtatagaagctccctgagtgtaagtataagatgagtgtgagtttagaagctccctgagtgtgagtataagatgagtgtgagtttagaagctccctgagtgtgagtataagatgagtgtgagtatagaagctccctgagtgtgagtataagatgagtgtgagtatagaagctccctgagtgtgagtataagatgagtgtgagtatagaagctccctgagtgtgagtataagatgagtgtgagtttagaagctccctgagtgtgagtataagatgagtgtgagtatagaagctccctgagtgtgagtataagatgagtgtaagtttagaagctccctgagtgtgagtataaactgagtgtgagtttagaagctccctgagtgtgagaataagatgagtgtgagtttagaagctccctgagtgtgagtataagatgagtgtaagtttagaagctccctgagtgtgagtataaactgagtgtgagtttagaagctccctgagtgtgagaATACGATGAGTGTGAgtttagaagctccctgagtgtgagtataagatgagtgtgagtatagaagGCCTCTGAGTATGAGTATAAACAGAGTGTGAGTATAGAAGGCCTCTGAGTATGAGTATAaactgagtgtgagtatagaggCTCCCTGAGTGTaagtataagatgagtgtgagtttagaagctccctgagtgtgagtataagatgagtgtgagtttagaagctccctgagtgtgagtataagatgagtgtgagtatagaagctccctgagtgtgagtataagatgagtgtgagtatagaagctccctgagtgtgagtataagatgagtgtgagtttagaagctccctgagtgtgagtataagatgagtgtgagtatagaagctccctgagtgtgagtataagatgagtgtaagtttagaagctccctgagtgtgagtataaactgagtgtgagtttagaagctccctgagtgtgagaATAAGATGAGTGTAAgtttagaagctccctgagtgtgagtataagatgagtgtgagtatagagtgtgagtttagaagctccctgagtgtgaaTATAAACTGAGTGTGAGTATAggatgagtgtgagtatagaagctccctgagtgtgagtataagatgagtgtgagtataagatgagtgtgagtttagaagctccctgagtgtgagtataagatgagtgtgagtttagaagctccctgagtgtgagtataagatgagtgtgagtatggagTGTGAGTATAGAAGGCCTCTGAACACTTCCCTCACACCCCAGGGCGTTGGCACGTTGGAGTTGGGTTACTAATGGAATCTCATTCCCCGTGCAGATTACAAAGACTATGAAGAAGCCGCGGAACATTTCCATCCTTATATCAAGTTCTTTGCAACCTTTGAGAAGTCGGTAAGAGACCCCCGGGGAactgagagagacagagaggggaaagagacagagatacacaatgggggggggggcgggtccTGCTGTACTTGGCAATGTCCTAGCTCGGAACCAGTTGCctgttgggtgggggggggagttaCCGTGCCCCTTGGGTTTCATGGATTTCTGTAGATCTGGATCCATTAATTTCAGGCAATAAGGATCTTTTCCTGGTAGGTGGCCAAGGCCCTCAGCCTGAAGATGAACGAGGTGGACTTCTATGAGCCTTTCATGGAGGAGCCTGTGACCATTCCAGATAAACCCTACAGCGAGGAGGAACTGGTGGACTTTATCCAGAAGCACAAAAGGTAGTGACTCTATGGCTTGCCAGAACCCAACTGGGCCTCCTTAGGGCCCCCCCAGAGTCTTCCATTCTACTTCTACCGTCATCTGCCCTTCTCTTTCAGAGCCACATTGCGCAAGCTCCGCCCAGAAGATATGTTTGAGACCTGGGTAAGGATTCCACACCCCAACCCCCTTCCtcttgttaccccaatgttaccccaatgtttctatatatctgtaaccttgttatgggctaagggggcccagcctgaagaccagttagggggggatttggggtgagtgcttatttgtgccctgggtacccctggaactatagcggggtgactgttaccccaatgtttctatatatctgtaaccttgttatgggctaagggggcccagcctgaaggccagttagggggggatttggggtgagtgcttatttgtgccctgggtacccctggaactatagcggggtgactgttaccccaatgtttctatatatctgtaaccttgttatgggctaagggggcccagcctgaaggccagttaggggggatttggggtgagtgcttatttgtgccctgggtacccctggaactatagcggggtgactgttaccccaatgtttctatatatctgtaaccttgttatgggctaagggggcccagcctgaaggccagttagggggggatttggggtgagtgcttatttgtgccctgggtacccctggaactatagcagggtgactgttaccccaatgtttctatatatctgtaaccttgttatgggctaagggggcccagcctgaaggccagttagggggggatttggggtgagtgtttgtgccctgggtacccctggaactatagcggggtgactgttaccccaatgtttctatatatctgtaaccttgttatgggctaagggggcccagcctgaaggccagttagggggggatttggggtgagtgcttatttgtgtcctgggtacccctggaactatagcggggtgactgttaccccaatgtttctatatatctgtaaccttgttatgggctaagggggcccagcctgaaggccagttagggggggatttggggtgcttatttgtgccctgggtacccctggaactatagcagggtgactgttaccccaatgtttctatatatctgttaccttgttatgggctaagggggggtCCATATGTTgcactgcaggggggggggaggcaggacCCAAGAATCAGTTTCAGCCTCTCACCCCTCCCCCACACTGGGTGCTGCCCCTGTCCCGTTGCCCCCCAGGCTGATACCCGATCCCCCCGCACACAATGACATTAGCATTTAGATGGAATGGCTAATAATAGTCGGGCAGATCCCGGCCGCTCGGGTGACACAATCAGAAGTGACAGATCATTtcggcgcgggggggggggggggggggctgccaatTTATTGCCAAATGGCCCTGTCAGTTCATTTGAATCCACAGGATTAACCCCTTAGTTACTGCTTGGAGTTGCACATAGCTAGTTATATGCCTCTGACCAGCTAGATTAACCCCTGAACTGCTGTAAAGGGCCTCCACTTATCTTAAGGCCTTGGGGACCCTGACAGGTTAACTCCTAAACTGCCAGTATGATAAGGACACATGTGTAGGAACTGCTGGAATAACCCCCGATGTGCCGGTCGGTGCCGTTATTGACATGGGATTCACTTTACAGGAGGACGACCTGGACGGGATCCACATTGTGGCGTTTGCAGAGGAGGAGGATCCAGGTGACGCAGTCAGGGATTTGCTCCATGCAGtaactacagcaaccaatcaggcgTTGGCTTTTATTATTCTGCCAGCATTATTCTAAACAAagctggctgctgattggttgcatgtGTGAGTCCGTgatggtatgtgtgtgtgtgagtgggggggggggggcagtttgtgtTCCCTCATGGCCCCCCCACCAAccctgtgtgagtgtgtgtgagtgtgtgtgagtctgtgatggtatgtgtgtgtgtgagtgggggggggggacaggccCAGCAGGTATTACCAGATCTCTCGCAGGTACCGGGCTTTGCTACTCCCTGTGCTGACAAGAgaagatacagatatatagaagaaAGGAGGAAAATGGGGAtgaagagtggggggggggggggcagtttgtgtTCCCTCATGGCCCCCCCACCAAccctgtgtgagtgtgtgtgagtgtgtgtgagtgtgtgtgagtgtgagtgactgggtAGATATATAGAGTTGGGTGGATGGGCTACAGACCCTGGAATGgtagggccccccccccctctcactctctctctctccctgccagTTTGCTCTGGGGGGGTCTCTGACTCTCCCCCCTTTGTATCACAGACGGTTACGAGTTCCTCCAGATCCTGAAGGAGGTTGCGCGGGAGAACACGGAGAATCCAGAGCTGAGTATCATCTGGATCGACCCCGATAACTTCCCTCTGGTGAGAACACAAGGGGCAATAATCTGCTGGTGTTGCACTAATGTCCCCCCCACTCTCTGTGGTGTTATCACGCTCAGTGACATCACATTGGCCGGTCAGTGACATCACGTTGGCCGCTCAGTGACATCACATTGGCCGGTCAGTGACATCACGTTGGCTGGTCAGTGACATCACGTTGGCCGGTCAGTGACATCACGTTGTCCAGTCAGTGACATCATGTTGGCCACATGAATTGTAATGAAATTTGTGCCACACAGCGGGGCCCTTTATCCCTGAGTATCTGCATTAGACACAATGAGATGCCAACAGGCCGGGGGCAGACAGGTTGGCACAAGGTTCTGTTACACAGGTACAGCCCAACCCACTGGCTCCAGGCAGCAGTAGAACTGTAACACTCGCTGCCCTCTTGTGGCCAGGAAGGTGCAGAGCAGCCGGTCAGTGCCATTTGCCCACAACAGATGCCTTCTTGCTACTGAGCTGATTTACACACATGGGGCAAAGTAATGGGGTGGGGGCACAGAGGCAATTAGCGGAATGCCCCAGTAACGTGCAGGAAACGCTAGTGCGGGGGGGCTGGCATCTTTCTGCCCTTAGTGGCCCCTCAGCATTCAGTACCTGAACCTGAGTGGTGGCCCTGTAGGTGGGGGGGGCAGCCAATAGCGGGGATATCACCCCAGTAGGTGCCAGTGGGAGCACCCCTAGGAGAGATATTGTGGGTGCAGCGGAGTAAAGCGGGGTGACTCCCTTATTGTTACTCATCTCCCAGCGAGACCCTTTGGGTGCAGTCGCACCGACCCCCCCCAGGGAATCTGGGCCAGTACATTCCATTCCTGGGGGGCACAATCCAGTCTCTCTGTTAGGGGCTCGGGGGTGGGGGGGATGTGATGTCACGCCCCCATTCTCTATATATAAGGAGTATTTAAGTTGCTGCCCAATAGGCAGAGGCGgatatttgcatatgtatgatgTCACGCTCTGATTGACACGATGGAGACCTAATGAGCAGATGATACAATTATAGCAACCTGTGATTAATAACTAATTACACCCCGACCTGGGCAGTTATACGTCGTTACAGTTGGTCGTTAGGGGCCCCTATGATGTCACTTTCTGATATTCGGCGCTGTGATGTCACACAATGATTTCATGTCTCCTCCCCACAGCTGGTTTCCTATTGGGAGAAGACATTTCACATCGACCTGTTCCGACCGCAGATAGGAGTTGTCAATGTTACAGATGTGAGTATTTCCGTAACCAGCCCCAAGGTGGGGCCCTCaggggggagaatgtaggggccccaatgtccCAACTCGCCTTTCTGATTCGCAGGCCGACAGCGTCTGGATGGAAATGAAAGATGCCGAAGATCTGCCCTCGGCCGACGAGCTGGAGCAGTGGATAGAGGATGTCCTGTCTGGTAAAGTCAATACAGaagatgatgacgacgatgatgatgacgacgatgatgatgacgacgatgatgatgatgacgatgatgatgacgatgatgatgacgacgacgacgatgatgatgatgatgatgacgacgatgattACTAAAATATCATTCACACCAAGAACTGAAACGTTGGCTGATCTGGGCCAATACCCTTTATATCCCATTAACATTGGTCCGTTCCATGCAGAACCAGAGGCCCAGAACCTGATGTGGTTCCGCAAACCCGGTGCAGGATCTGTCCTTCTCTTACAGATCCTCCAAATATCTCAACATCATCTACGGAAACCGCGTTCCCCTGGAATCCTACACTCCTGTCGGCACGGAGATCCTGGAACTCACTCTCCAAGAAACACGGAGACGCCCAGTGGGTCAAAATAGCCATTTTATCTGAGTCGGGGGTTTTGTTTCTTCTGTGTTCATGAGTTTTGTCCCCTGGGGCAGAGTTTTGGTACTGGGCTGATTAGTTGCCCCCCAAATAAACTGTCGTAGGTTCTTTCCATCGACTTGTGGCATTGAGGTTCTTCTTGGTGGAAGGGGCTTGTCATGTTGGAAGAAGTGGTGGAGGAATGAGACAAAGGGAGGGATTCTGGGTCACTAATGGGCTCTCTAATCATGTTGGCCCCTAGCTGGATCTCATTTTAGGGGATAGGCCAAGTGGGAGGAGTTAATGTGAGAACACGGGGTTATATTTACCAACATGGTGGAGGAGGTGACCATGGTGACCAAGAAAGAACAGGAGTAGATCAATCAGAGGGGAGTTACATTAGGGGCCACATTGCCATTCTATAGAGAACCATCATCCCAGTGAGAAGATGCTGGGCATGTTATTTCAGTGGGCATGCTCTGGGCAAGGCTGGGTATAAAGCTATACCTAGGGG
This sequence is a window from Xenopus tropicalis strain Nigerian chromosome 2, UCB_Xtro_10.0, whole genome shotgun sequence. Protein-coding genes within it:
- the casq2 gene encoding calsequestrin-2 precursor (The RefSeq protein has 3 substitutions, 2 non-frameshifting indels compared to this genomic sequence); the protein is MFCLWLLILGALGPLGNSEEGLHFPTYDGKDRVLELGEKNYRQLMKKHEVFCVLLQTAPPPGDKGAQRRLHLTEMVLELTAQVLERKQIGFGLLDPKKNSKIAKKLGCSEEGSLYIFKEDNVIEFDGEMAADVIVDFLLDLMEDPVEVINSKAELKVLDHMEEEMKLIGYFKGEDSEYYKDYEEAAEHFHPFIKFFATFEKSVAKALSLKMNEVDFYEPFMEEPVTIPDKPYSEEELVDFIHKHKRATLRKLRPEDMFETWEDDLDGIHIVAFAEEEDPDGYEFLQILKEVARENTENPELSIIWIDPDNFPLLVSYWEKTFHIDLFRPQIGVVNVTDADSVWMEMKDAEDLPSADELEQWIEDVLSGKVNTEDDDDDDDDDDDDDDDDDDDDDDDDDDDDDDDDDDDDDDDDY